In Candidatus Nitrosarchaeum limnium SFB1, the following proteins share a genomic window:
- a CDS encoding hypothetical protein (hypothetical protein Nmar_0271) yields the protein MSWRKIPMKFPGTCIVCNEKIEVNEIGLWAKGLGVKHEKCAQINELQCIVCRGPAGCSKCEFQDVCDIQKVSQLCICKKCSEEKNSFDSYQKSLKKNFPLLNLNS from the coding sequence ATGAGCTGGCGTAAAATTCCAATGAAGTTTCCAGGAACTTGTATTGTTTGTAATGAAAAAATCGAAGTAAATGAAATTGGATTATGGGCAAAAGGATTAGGTGTAAAACATGAAAAATGTGCTCAAATCAATGAACTTCAATGCATTGTTTGTAGAGGACCTGCTGGATGCTCTAAGTGTGAATTTCAAGATGTCTGTGATATACAGAAAGTTTCTCAATTATGTATATGCAAAAAATGCAGTGAAGAGAAAAATTCTTTTGATTCTTATCAAAAATCGCTTAAAAAGAATTTTCCATTATTGAATTTAAATTCATAG
- a CDS encoding ATPase central domain-containing protein, which yields MWSEKYRPQNISDMIGNEESRSSIIEWFTKWKKGTKPLLLVGPPGIGKTTIAYITAKQFGYDVVGLNASDVRSKSRINEILTPVLGNVSLLGIPMIFIDEVDGIHGRGDYGGAEALIDILKEPTVPIVLAANSDESDKMKSIKKVVKTISFKPIPPRLLKVYLENILSKENAKLSPGSLIKVIERSRGDIRSMINLTQSLVTGFNPQTEKSFENINVEDGINAFFKANSIDEARSVLYSMQIDPKLKIDAFYSSIITSNLDNQTLAKLLTIISEADMLYGKIMRTQNWRLLRYLNEILIGLYQNNERIRYAQYNLSWPLLNRIRWDGKKLKHFHQSWQKTCIYHLVHLLLCVFLTCYYVLKIKN from the coding sequence ATGTGGTCTGAAAAATATAGACCTCAGAATATTTCTGACATGATTGGGAATGAAGAATCTAGATCTTCTATAATTGAATGGTTCACAAAATGGAAAAAGGGTACAAAACCACTTTTATTGGTTGGCCCCCCCGGTATTGGAAAGACAACAATTGCATACATTACAGCAAAACAATTTGGCTATGATGTGGTTGGATTGAATGCAAGTGATGTAAGAAGTAAATCTAGAATCAACGAAATTCTCACACCTGTTCTGGGCAACGTCAGTCTATTGGGAATTCCAATGATTTTCATTGATGAAGTTGATGGTATTCATGGAAGGGGAGATTATGGTGGTGCAGAAGCACTTATTGATATTTTAAAAGAACCGACTGTACCTATTGTATTAGCTGCCAATTCAGATGAATCAGATAAAATGAAAAGTATTAAGAAAGTTGTAAAAACCATCTCTTTCAAACCAATACCGCCTCGTCTTTTGAAAGTATATCTTGAAAACATTTTGAGCAAAGAAAATGCAAAACTTAGTCCAGGTTCACTGATAAAAGTAATAGAAAGATCTAGAGGAGATATTCGTTCAATGATTAATTTAACACAATCTCTAGTTACTGGATTTAATCCTCAAACTGAAAAATCATTTGAAAACATAAATGTAGAAGATGGCATAAACGCATTTTTTAAAGCAAATTCTATTGATGAAGCTAGAAGCGTACTGTATTCTATGCAAATTGATCCAAAATTAAAGATAGATGCTTTTTACTCTAGCATTATTACTAGTAATTTAGATAATCAAACACTTGCAAAACTCTTGACAATTATATCGGAAGCTGATATGTTATATGGAAAAATTATGAGAACTCAAAATTGGAGACTGCTACGTTATCTTAATGAAATCCTTATTGGATTATATCAAAACAATGAACGAATAAGATATGCTCAATACAATCTTTCATGGCCGCTGTTAAATCGTATTAGATGGGATGGAAAAAAATTAAAGCATTTTCATCAATCATGGCAAAAAACTTGCATCTATCATCTAGTGCATTTGTTACTTTGTGTTTTCCTTACATGTTATTATGTATTAAAAATAAAAAATTAA
- a CDS encoding hypothetical protein (hypothetical protein Nmar_0269), whose amino-acid sequence MSTKPGKQIMKQGLFKSKGYKLFTRYKEETENEFPNFADRFARDLLHEIQSDPSPNSTQQAFGNEVGSTEIILQASEIDPIKAKLESPDVIKDRVLRILNSNFVKMTFPVFNALFDGAANYTGKNDPQLRQDIVEGHILAIDLSEPMDRIVDKDEDLEYLDDYKLMNPYILKLARDKISKGGDQVLHEFEEGFKDARIGQYLDEKLKSKPTKITEEEMSLSYKKYRSVMGTAGRNMALAERPLGEIFYLGMARAAEGVGCGNEIEDSIKNGFVKVPSWPLYYTLLSNDVKKGFDLTLEKVICIFKMHD is encoded by the coding sequence ATGAGTACAAAACCAGGAAAGCAAATTATGAAGCAAGGATTGTTTAAATCAAAAGGATACAAACTATTTACTCGATACAAAGAAGAAACTGAAAATGAATTTCCAAATTTTGCAGATAGGTTTGCAAGAGATCTTTTGCATGAAATCCAATCTGATCCTTCTCCAAACTCAACACAACAAGCATTTGGAAATGAAGTGGGTTCTACAGAAATTATTCTTCAAGCCTCTGAAATCGATCCCATAAAAGCTAAATTAGAAAGTCCAGATGTAATAAAGGATAGAGTACTTCGTATACTGAATTCTAATTTTGTAAAAATGACTTTTCCGGTTTTTAATGCATTATTTGATGGTGCTGCAAATTATACTGGAAAAAATGATCCTCAATTAAGACAAGATATTGTTGAAGGTCACATTTTAGCAATTGATCTTAGTGAACCCATGGATAGAATTGTAGACAAAGATGAAGATTTGGAATATCTTGATGATTACAAGCTAATGAATCCATATATTTTGAAATTAGCAAGAGATAAAATTTCAAAGGGTGGAGATCAAGTCCTACACGAATTTGAAGAAGGTTTCAAAGATGCTAGAATTGGTCAATATTTAGATGAAAAATTAAAATCAAAACCCACTAAAATCACTGAGGAAGAAATGAGTTTATCTTATAAGAAATATCGTTCCGTAATGGGAACAGCAGGTAGAAACATGGCTCTTGCAGAAAGACCATTAGGAGAAATTTTCTATCTTGGTATGGCAAGAGCAGCTGAAGGTGTAGGATGTGGAAATGAAATTGAAGATTCTATCAAAAATGGATTTGTAAAAGTTCCTTCTTGGCCTCTGTATTACACTTTATTATCAAATGATGTCAAAAAAGGATTTGATTTAACATTAGAAAAAGTAATTTGTATCTTCAAGATGCACGATTAG
- a CDS encoding archaeal fructose-1,6-bisphosphatase/inositol-phosphate phosphatase, with translation MEVIEILQEASRRIYENVKDLAGTDNAAGDFGRGAGGDISRNIDIIAEKTVLDYLKEINFDCIVLGEECGRVELSKQSKGFIIMDAIDGSANAVRGVPFFCSSLAFAKEDRLSSITDGVITDLSNGDMYWASKDRGAFLNKSRIKVHDKEPIYKIIGINTSGATHELMNRLYPIFEQHNHIRHFGANALEMALFARGLLDIFIDLRDKIRVQDIAAGYVIVKEAGGILLDANLNLLDADLSYKTRISFIAASNQKILDDIVSQIKK, from the coding sequence ATGGAAGTAATTGAAATTCTTCAAGAGGCTTCAAGAAGAATTTATGAAAATGTAAAAGATTTAGCAGGTACAGATAATGCAGCTGGTGATTTTGGAAGAGGTGCAGGCGGGGATATTTCACGCAATATAGACATTATTGCAGAAAAAACAGTGTTAGATTACCTTAAAGAAATTAATTTTGATTGTATTGTTTTAGGTGAAGAGTGTGGTAGAGTAGAATTATCTAAACAATCAAAAGGATTCATCATCATGGATGCAATCGATGGTTCTGCAAATGCTGTAAGAGGGGTTCCTTTTTTTTGTAGCTCATTGGCATTTGCCAAAGAAGACAGATTAAGTTCTATCACAGACGGAGTAATAACAGATCTATCAAATGGAGATATGTATTGGGCATCAAAGGACAGAGGAGCATTTTTGAACAAATCAAGAATTAAAGTTCATGACAAGGAACCAATTTACAAAATTATTGGAATAAACACTTCAGGGGCAACTCACGAGTTAATGAATCGATTATACCCAATATTTGAGCAGCATAATCACATAAGACATTTTGGTGCAAATGCATTAGAAATGGCTTTGTTTGCAAGGGGATTGTTAGATATTTTCATAGACTTGAGAGATAAGATTAGAGTTCAAGATATTGCTGCAGGATATGTGATTGTAAAGGAAGCTGGTGGGATACTGTTAGATGCAAATTTGAATTTACTTGATGCAGATCTTAGTTATAAGACAAGAATTTCATTTATAGCTGCATCAAATCAAAAAATTCTAGATGACATAGTTTCACAAATTAAAAAATAA
- a CDS encoding oxidoreductase FAD/NAD(P)-binding subunit, with the protein MVVEQKAKITYMHLLKEDLVVIRLVPNNGMPKYTTGQFLTIGLPIPSEQKIVRRAYSIASHPENRDYFEFVIRWVRKPLPGRVTTELFYANVGDEVYLGDPTGNALTIDDKLPNGQPDNRRIVCVGGGTGLAPFIAFAKHLHDTGDKREIIVLHGASYVDELSYKELLTNLENESIERGKDQWNFKYRAAISRPKEFFNRSWAGHVGRVESFFKPNKNGVSPLEEMVGEEITTSNTKVYICGYQGTIDGVIEYLGPKGFVTKEEKRKDGSYEIKYESYG; encoded by the coding sequence ATGGTAGTAGAACAAAAGGCAAAAATTACTTACATGCATTTACTTAAAGAAGATCTGGTTGTAATTCGCTTAGTTCCAAATAATGGAATGCCGAAATATACAACTGGTCAATTTCTGACCATAGGATTACCAATACCATCTGAGCAAAAAATTGTAAGGAGAGCATATTCCATTGCATCACATCCTGAAAACAGAGATTATTTTGAGTTTGTAATTAGATGGGTTAGAAAGCCTTTGCCTGGTAGGGTTACTACAGAATTATTTTATGCAAACGTTGGTGATGAAGTGTATTTAGGAGATCCAACTGGAAATGCTCTAACAATTGATGATAAATTACCTAATGGCCAACCTGATAACAGAAGAATTGTTTGTGTTGGAGGTGGAACTGGTCTTGCACCTTTTATCGCATTTGCTAAACATTTGCATGATACTGGAGATAAACGTGAAATCATTGTTCTTCATGGTGCTAGTTATGTTGATGAGTTAAGCTATAAGGAATTATTAACAAATCTGGAAAACGAAAGTATTGAAAGAGGAAAAGATCAATGGAATTTCAAATATAGAGCAGCAATCAGTAGACCAAAAGAATTCTTTAATCGTTCATGGGCAGGACATGTCGGCAGAGTAGAATCATTCTTTAAACCAAATAAAAATGGCGTCTCTCCTTTAGAAGAAATGGTGGGAGAGGAAATAACTACTTCAAATACTAAAGTCTACATTTGTGGTTATCAAGGTACTATTGATGGGGTTATAGAATATCTTGGACCGAAAGGATTTGTTACGAAAGAAGAAAAACGCAAAGACGGAAGTTATGAAATAAAGTACGAATCATACGGATAA
- a CDS encoding hypothetical protein (hypothetical protein CENSYa_1658), with translation MWSMAKLKCSDYGFECEFVSEGEIENVIDEFGKHTDEVHGIDYSKEALMQFILRKK, from the coding sequence ATGTGGAGTATGGCCAAACTAAAGTGTAGTGATTATGGATTTGAGTGTGAATTTGTTTCAGAAGGAGAGATTGAAAACGTCATAGACGAATTTGGAAAACACACTGACGAGGTACATGGAATAGATTATTCAAAAGAAGCTTTGATGCAATTTATTCTAAGAAAGAAATAA
- a CDS encoding glutamyl-tRNA reductase, producing MSEINFDIINARVTFKNVPLHTLARFRFDDLKTACETFKKIPGVAECIIIQTASRIEIFTVSNLETGDTPDGRRTEGKSLVLNQIKETWESLSTLEQIDIDHFDQTLEVYKGTDVYVNLLRLACGLDSVVVGKEEILNEIKASLSNAKNINVSGPILNKLFESIIRISTRIRETTGISKNVISLGDVAVKIVDEKAGLDAKKKILLIGTGESAARVAKTLNKKGFAFDVTSKTIERSTGFSKILGGKPAAFEEVLSGFDKYDIIFVATTADYFLITFDRIKLVMEEKKKGTLIMDLSDPRTVDEGITALPGIKLLFRDQIAEIYEENVKARVGIVPAVEKIIEKEVPIIEATMKQITI from the coding sequence ATGAGCGAAATTAATTTTGATATAATTAATGCAAGAGTCACCTTCAAAAATGTGCCGTTACACACACTAGCTAGATTTAGATTTGATGATCTTAAAACAGCATGTGAAACTTTTAAGAAAATTCCGGGTGTTGCAGAATGTATTATTATTCAAACTGCAAGTAGGATAGAGATATTCACCGTAAGTAATCTGGAAACAGGTGATACTCCTGATGGAAGAAGAACTGAAGGAAAATCCCTCGTATTGAACCAAATCAAGGAAACTTGGGAATCATTATCTACATTAGAGCAAATCGACATAGATCATTTTGATCAAACTCTTGAAGTTTACAAAGGTACTGATGTCTATGTTAATCTATTAAGATTAGCATGTGGGTTGGATTCAGTAGTAGTAGGTAAAGAAGAAATATTGAATGAAATTAAAGCATCTCTTTCAAATGCAAAAAACATCAATGTTTCAGGCCCCATTCTGAATAAATTATTTGAAAGTATAATACGAATTTCAACTCGAATACGCGAAACAACTGGAATTAGTAAAAATGTAATCTCTCTTGGAGATGTAGCTGTAAAAATCGTTGATGAGAAAGCAGGTCTTGATGCAAAAAAGAAAATTTTGTTAATTGGTACAGGTGAATCTGCAGCAAGAGTTGCTAAAACTCTTAATAAAAAAGGATTTGCCTTTGATGTTACCAGTAAAACCATTGAACGTTCAACTGGTTTTTCTAAAATATTAGGTGGAAAGCCAGCAGCGTTTGAAGAAGTCTTATCAGGATTTGATAAATATGATATAATTTTTGTTGCAACTACTGCTGATTACTTCTTAATTACATTTGATAGAATAAAATTAGTTATGGAAGAAAAAAAGAAAGGGACATTGATAATGGATTTGTCAGATCCAAGAACTGTTGATGAAGGAATTACTGCATTACCTGGAATCAAGTTATTGTTTAGAGATCAGATTGCAGAGATATATGAAGAAAATGTAAAAGCTAGAGTTGGAATAGTACCTGCTGTAGAAAAAATAATTGAAAAAGAAGTTCCTATAATTGAAGCAACGATGAAACAAATAACTATATAA
- a CDS encoding argininosuccinate lyase, translating to MYRSRLGTDLSDITLDYVSSINDDSQIALYDIIGSQAHTLMLYENQIISKNDVKKILIALESLKNERFDNSSGAEDIHELIESLVIKKAGITSGGKMHTARSRNDQVALDIRMKIRDDINIICNCLLDTIEALVSLAKNHQKTVMPLYTHLQQAQAGLFSHYLLAHADVLFRDFDRLYGAFIHVNQSPLGAGPVGGTSITIDRHSTAKMLGFDGIVENSIDATSTRDFVAEYVSMLAILMTNLSRISEDFIIWSTSEFSFIELADEFTSPSSVMPQKKNPDILELTRGKTAEVIGNLTAILTTIKGLASGYGRDLQQIKSSIWSTSKISISALVILKSILLTLRVNEKNMKKAAESSYLIALDIAEKLVQNGIPFRTTHKIAGSLVQIAHQYDKSLNKLSVKEISKIALETKVDPNLIMKIIQSTTIISSLKERKSFGSSGYDEQKRMIEDRMNKINSYRINVTQRDNDISKALSNLSSKIAELIK from the coding sequence ATGTATCGTTCACGTCTTGGTACTGATTTGAGTGATATTACTTTGGATTACGTTTCATCTATCAATGATGATTCTCAAATAGCACTTTATGATATTATTGGAAGTCAAGCTCATACTTTAATGTTATATGAAAATCAAATCATTTCAAAAAATGATGTAAAAAAAATTCTCATAGCACTAGAATCTTTAAAAAATGAAAGATTTGATAATTCATCAGGGGCAGAAGACATTCATGAACTAATTGAATCCCTTGTAATTAAAAAAGCAGGTATTACAAGTGGCGGAAAAATGCATACTGCAAGATCAAGAAATGATCAGGTTGCACTAGACATTAGAATGAAGATTCGTGACGATATTAACATTATTTGTAATTGCTTACTTGATACTATTGAAGCTCTTGTATCATTGGCGAAAAATCATCAAAAAACTGTAATGCCACTTTATACTCATTTACAACAAGCTCAAGCAGGCTTGTTTTCTCATTATTTACTGGCTCATGCAGATGTATTGTTCAGAGACTTTGATCGTCTTTATGGCGCATTCATCCACGTTAATCAAAGTCCTTTAGGTGCAGGACCTGTTGGCGGAACCAGTATAACGATAGATCGTCATAGTACTGCTAAGATGTTGGGATTTGATGGAATAGTTGAAAATTCAATTGACGCAACAAGTACAAGAGATTTTGTAGCAGAATATGTTTCAATGTTAGCAATTTTGATGACCAATCTTAGTAGAATTTCTGAAGATTTTATAATTTGGTCTACTTCCGAATTTTCATTTATAGAACTAGCAGATGAATTCACATCTCCTTCAAGTGTAATGCCTCAAAAGAAAAATCCTGATATCTTAGAATTAACAAGAGGTAAAACTGCAGAAGTAATTGGAAATCTTACTGCAATTCTAACTACAATTAAAGGGCTAGCTTCAGGATATGGACGTGATCTACAGCAAATTAAATCATCTATTTGGTCAACATCAAAAATTTCAATTAGCGCATTAGTTATTTTGAAATCAATTCTTCTCACATTACGTGTTAATGAAAAAAACATGAAAAAAGCAGCAGAATCTAGTTATCTTATTGCTCTTGACATTGCAGAGAAACTAGTTCAGAATGGTATTCCATTTAGAACAACTCATAAAATTGCAGGAAGCCTAGTCCAAATTGCACATCAATATGATAAATCCTTGAATAAACTCAGTGTTAAAGAAATTTCAAAAATAGCTCTTGAAACAAAGGTTGATCCAAATTTAATTATGAAAATAATCCAATCCACAACTATCATATCATCTCTAAAAGAACGAAAATCATTTGGATCTTCAGGATATGATGAACAAAAAAGAATGATTGAAGATCGTATGAATAAAATTAACAGCTATAGAATTAATGTAACACAACGAGATAATGATATTTCAAAGGCATTATCTAATTTATCCAGCAAAATTGCAGAATTAATAAAATAA
- a CDS encoding hypothetical protein (hypothetical protein Nmar_0262): protein MSLDIKQLRVKLFNELSKIVDPEINTSIVELELIDEVDINNSNVKVDLHLTSPFCPAVFGFKICQDIHDNLLKVDGVDDVKVNVSNHFMAEQINNQVNNSPNPKKKI, encoded by the coding sequence ATGAGTTTAGATATCAAACAACTTAGAGTAAAATTATTTAATGAATTATCAAAGATTGTAGATCCAGAAATCAACACATCAATTGTTGAACTAGAATTAATTGATGAGGTTGATATTAACAATAGTAATGTTAAGGTAGATTTACATCTTACAAGTCCATTTTGTCCAGCAGTATTTGGTTTTAAGATCTGTCAGGATATTCACGATAATCTTTTGAAAGTGGATGGAGTAGATGATGTTAAAGTAAATGTATCAAATCATTTCATGGCAGAGCAAATCAATAATCAGGTAAACAATAGTCCTAATCCAAAAAAGAAAATTTAA
- a CDS encoding succinate dehydrogenase and fumarate reductase iron-sulfur protein has protein sequence MAQTSSLAETNTSSNSTLKSITLRIARFNPEQDDAKKFMEFTISYERWTTVLEAILDVKQHFDHSVAVRYSCRQATCGSCGMIINGKPRLACFTKISELNSNIVTVEPMNNFPIIRDLAVKFERLFDTHHKVKPYLIRDDTEIETSAKEFLQSPEELEQYIQFSNCIKCGLCNSACPTMATDSSFVGPQALAQAYRYVADSRDKGRDQRLKIIDDSHGIWRCHFAGSCSQVCPKGVDPAMGIQLLRGYMLGFKS, from the coding sequence ATGGCACAAACATCTAGTTTAGCAGAAACAAACACATCATCTAATTCTACTTTAAAATCAATAACTCTACGTATTGCAAGATTTAATCCAGAACAAGATGATGCCAAGAAATTCATGGAGTTTACTATTTCATATGAGCGATGGACTACTGTATTAGAAGCAATTCTCGATGTAAAACAACATTTTGATCATTCGGTTGCAGTTCGTTATTCTTGTAGACAAGCTACATGTGGTTCATGTGGGATGATTATTAATGGTAAACCAAGACTTGCATGTTTTACAAAAATTAGCGAATTGAATTCAAATATTGTAACAGTAGAACCAATGAACAACTTTCCAATTATTCGTGATCTGGCAGTAAAATTTGAACGATTATTCGATACCCATCATAAAGTAAAACCCTATCTAATTCGTGATGATACTGAAATTGAAACTAGTGCAAAAGAATTCTTACAGTCTCCAGAAGAATTAGAACAATACATTCAATTCTCAAATTGCATTAAATGTGGATTATGTAATTCTGCATGTCCTACAATGGCAACTGATTCCTCATTTGTAGGTCCTCAGGCATTAGCTCAAGCATACAGGTATGTTGCAGATAGTAGAGATAAAGGCAGAGATCAACGTCTAAAGATTATTGATGACTCTCACGGAATTTGGAGATGTCATTTTGCAGGCTCTTGTAGTCAAGTATGTCCAAAAGGAGTAGATCCAGCCATGGGTATTCAATTACTACGTGGTTATATGTTAGGTTTTAAAAGTTAA
- a CDS encoding hypothetical protein (hypothetical protein Nmar_0260) produces the protein MRESIIMKIHYGTALAAVALVAVHILMRLTQGFAESLQYDSVIANYKFLPYAGMLEIILILLSIHGFNGLRVILLELKQGRKYEKAVSYGCVVAMIALIAYGSRTIIMVNTGMV, from the coding sequence ATGAGGGAAAGCATAATTATGAAAATACACTATGGAACTGCTTTAGCAGCTGTAGCGCTTGTCGCTGTCCATATTTTGATGCGTCTCACACAAGGATTTGCAGAATCATTACAATATGACAGTGTAATTGCCAATTACAAATTTCTTCCATATGCTGGAATGCTTGAAATCATTTTGATTTTGTTATCTATTCATGGATTTAATGGACTAAGAGTCATTTTATTAGAACTAAAACAAGGTAGAAAATATGAAAAAGCGGTTTCATATGGTTGTGTAGTGGCTATGATTGCATTGATTGCTTATGGTTCACGAACAATAATAATGGTGAATACGGGGATGGTATAG
- a CDS encoding hypothetical protein (hypothetical protein Nmar_0259) yields the protein MTKQDEHKEGIGGMINPRRYGIERVAYLLMRLSGLGLLAYFIGHIYETSSILKGEIGWNEFLQLTQTTEGHAILAIVIAMCVFHTVNGIRVMLGHGGIGVGKPARPDYPYLPASQNIRHKMGIYSAIILAAIAMMYGLTIMFGE from the coding sequence ATGACAAAACAAGATGAACATAAGGAAGGGATTGGAGGAATGATTAATCCTCGAAGATATGGTATTGAAAGAGTTGCATATTTGTTAATGCGATTAAGCGGATTGGGATTGTTGGCATATTTTATTGGTCATATTTATGAAACCAGTTCAATTTTAAAAGGCGAAATAGGTTGGAATGAATTTCTTCAATTAACACAAACTACTGAAGGTCATGCTATTTTAGCTATAGTAATTGCAATGTGTGTTTTTCATACTGTCAATGGAATTCGAGTCATGCTTGGACATGGTGGAATAGGTGTAGGAAAACCTGCAAGACCTGATTATCCATATCTTCCAGCATCTCAAAACATACGACATAAAATGGGCATTTATTCTGCAATAATACTTGCAGCTATTGCAATGATGTATGGGTTAACTATAATGTTTGGTGAATAA
- a CDS encoding succinate dehydrogenase or fumarate reductase, flavoprotein subunit, whose translation MVESLEFDLIICGSGLAGLRAAIEAARKNPKIKIGIVSKVQVMRSHSVSAEGGTAAVLFEDEGDTIESHIYDTVKGSDFLADQDVAERLCVEMPKEIYQLDHWGMPWSRRKDGRIGQRNFGGYSFPRATYASDKVGFFEMQTLYDTCQKHENIEYLNEWFATSIIHDGKRFLGITAIELSSGTFYSIKGKALIIATGGAGRLYSFSTYALSSTPDGLDMALRAGMALKDMEFVQFHPTGILPSGILITEGARGEGGYLLNNKGERFMKKYAGEKMELAPRDIVSRAMMTEMSEGRGFKHETGVDCMKLDLRHLGDEKIKEKLGGIREISIKFSGLDPATEVLDVRPVCHYMMGGIHTDIDGATELQGVWAAGEAACNSVHGSNRLGANSTSECIVWGKITGNLAVDYIEKFDMATHWPHHLVAAEEKRIYDGIFRGNGDVNPYEVKQELTDTMNDKAYVFRNEKNLVEGLKKIRQLKQQAWKHVDDKAKEYNTNFSNVMELDSMFRVAEIVLLGAINRKESRGAHSRTDYPKRDDANFLHHTLAYYDPKEPIMKTHPVTITKYQPVERKY comes from the coding sequence ATGGTCGAATCTCTTGAATTTGATTTGATAATATGTGGTTCTGGATTAGCAGGATTAAGAGCTGCTATAGAAGCCGCAAGAAAAAATCCTAAAATCAAAATTGGAATTGTTTCAAAAGTTCAAGTAATGCGTTCTCATTCTGTATCTGCAGAAGGTGGTACAGCTGCTGTTCTTTTTGAGGATGAGGGAGATACAATTGAATCTCATATTTATGATACTGTGAAAGGAAGTGATTTTCTTGCTGATCAGGATGTAGCTGAAAGACTTTGTGTAGAAATGCCAAAGGAAATTTATCAATTGGATCATTGGGGGATGCCATGGTCCAGAAGAAAAGATGGGAGAATAGGACAAAGAAATTTTGGTGGTTATAGTTTTCCAAGAGCAACATATGCCTCTGATAAAGTTGGTTTCTTTGAAATGCAAACTTTGTATGATACTTGTCAAAAACATGAAAATATTGAATACCTCAATGAATGGTTTGCAACATCAATTATTCATGATGGAAAACGATTCTTAGGTATTACTGCAATTGAACTTTCTTCTGGAACTTTTTATTCAATTAAAGGAAAAGCTTTGATTATTGCAACTGGTGGAGCTGGAAGACTGTATAGTTTTTCAACTTATGCTCTATCATCAACTCCAGATGGTTTGGATATGGCATTACGCGCAGGTATGGCATTAAAGGATATGGAATTTGTACAGTTTCATCCAACTGGAATTTTACCCTCTGGAATACTTATCACTGAAGGTGCTAGGGGAGAAGGAGGTTATCTTCTAAATAACAAAGGTGAAAGATTTATGAAAAAATATGCTGGTGAAAAAATGGAATTAGCTCCACGTGATATTGTCTCAAGAGCAATGATGACCGAAATGAGTGAAGGTCGTGGGTTCAAACATGAAACAGGTGTTGATTGCATGAAGCTTGATTTAAGACACCTTGGCGATGAAAAAATCAAAGAAAAATTAGGTGGCATTAGGGAGATTTCTATCAAATTTTCTGGATTAGATCCTGCTACTGAAGTTCTTGATGTTAGACCTGTATGCCACTATATGATGGGTGGTATACATACTGATATTGATGGAGCAACTGAATTACAAGGTGTTTGGGCTGCAGGTGAAGCAGCATGTAACAGTGTTCACGGTTCAAATCGACTTGGTGCAAATTCCACTTCAGAGTGTATAGTTTGGGGAAAGATTACAGGTAATTTGGCAGTTGATTACATTGAAAAATTTGATATGGCAACTCATTGGCCTCATCATTTGGTTGCAGCTGAAGAAAAAAGAATCTATGATGGAATTTTTCGAGGTAATGGTGATGTTAATCCATATGAAGTTAAACAAGAGTTGACTGATACAATGAACGATAAAGCATATGTCTTTAGAAATGAAAAAAATCTAGTTGAAGGACTAAAGAAAATTCGACAACTAAAACAACAAGCTTGGAAACATGTTGATGACAAAGCAAAAGAATACAATACTAATTTTTCAAATGTAATGGAACTTGATTCAATGTTTAGAGTTGCAGAAATTGTTTTACTTGGTGCTATTAATAGAAAAGAATCAAGAGGTGCACATTCAAGAACTGATTATCCAAAACGTGATGATGCAAACTTTTTGCATCACACTTTAGCATATTATGATCCAAAAGAACCTATAATGAAAACACATCCTGTCACAATTACTAAATATCAACCAGTAGAGAGGAAATACTAG